AACCCGCTCATGATCGTCGACCATCGTCGAGACGCGCGACGGCATGCGCGGGCGTCCGGGTCGCCACCGGGTGCCGGGGCGCCCGGCCCCCCGGTGCGCGGGGGCGTCGAAGACATCGGGGCGCGGGGCGCCAGACGCGGGGCGCCAGACGCGGGGCGCGTGGCGCGGGGCGCGTGGCGCGGGGCCCCGGTGTCCCAGGCGTCGGAGCGCCGGCGCCCGGCATCGCCGCCCCGTCCCGGTCGTCCCCTCCGCCCTCTCAGAGCCGCGCGGTACGTACCCCGCCTCTGCTAGGCCGCGGTGACGCCGTCCCGGGCCGTCCGGACGTCCCGGTCCCCGCCCCATGTGCGGATCAGGGTCTCCACGTCCCCCGCGATCCGGCGGCGCGCCTCGTGCCGTGGCACGCCGCTCATCAACAGCCGGTCGTACGGCGTGTCCAGGTGCCGGACCGACGCCCTGACCGCGAAGACGACCGCCGCCTCGGACAGCGCCCGCCCGGCGGCGCTGCGGCCGACCCGGCCGCTGCCGCGCAGCGAGGCGTGCGCGGCGATCCCGTGCGCCCGGTCTTCCGGACAGCCGGGGAACAGCCGCAAGATCTCGGCCGCGAACGACTCGGCGAAGCGCGCGTCCTGCGCAGACCGCAGCCTGGCGTCGCGCGCCCGGCGCCGGCGCCGGGCCTCCGCGTCCGCCAGGCACCGCTCCTCGGCACGGGCGAGCGCCGCCTCCTCGACCAGGACGCCCTGCCGTTCGTACCGACCCTTGCGCCGGTTGAACCGGACGACCACCACCGACAGCCCGCTCTCCTCCCGTGACCTGCGCGTCAGCGCCGTGTCGCCGCTCGGCAGGAACACC
The window above is part of the Streptomyces sp. NBC_00425 genome. Proteins encoded here:
- a CDS encoding DUF2293 domain-containing protein, producing MASAALPTPGPAVGVGSGLLAVQPLRRKQCAGCRRGPLPMLVLEDAAPRCLDCADLGHLVFLPSGDTALTRRSREESGLSVVVVRFNRRKGRYERQGVLVEEAALARAEERCLADAEARRRRRARDARLRSAQDARFAESFAAEILRLFPGCPEDRAHGIAAHASLRGSGRVGRSAAGRALSEAAVVFAVRASVRHLDTPYDRLLMSGVPRHEARRRIAGDVETLIRTWGGDRDVRTARDGVTAA